One Oncorhynchus kisutch isolate 150728-3 linkage group LG13, Okis_V2, whole genome shotgun sequence DNA window includes the following coding sequences:
- the psmc4 gene encoding 26S proteasome regulatory subunit 6B has product MEDIGVTVEKIQDEVPVMLNSRPQTGLSFLAPEPEDLEDLYSRYKKLQQELEFLEVQEEYIKDEQKNLKKEFLHAQEEVKRIQSIPLVIGQFLEAVDQNTAIVGSTTGSNYYVRILSTIDRELLKPNASVALHKHSNALVDVLPPEADSSIMMLTSDQKPDVMYADIGGMDIQKQEVREAVELPLTHFELYKQIGIDPPRGVLMYGPPGCGKTMLAKAVAHHTTAAFIRVVGSEFVQKYLGEGPRMVRDVFRLAKENAPAIIFIDEIDAIATKRFDAQTGADREVQRILLELLNQMDGFDQTVNVKVIMATNRADTLDPALLRPGRLDRKIEFPLPDRRQKRLVFSTITSKMNLSEEVDLEDYVARPDKISGADINSICQEAGMLAVRENRYIVLAKDFEKAYKTVIKKDEQEHEFYK; this is encoded by the exons ATGGAGGACATTGGAGTAACTGTTGAAAAAATTCAG GACGAAGTGCCTGTCATGCTGAACTCACGACCCCAGACGGGGCTTTCTTTCTTGGCCCCAGAACCAGAAGATCTTGAAGACCTTTACAGCAGATATAAG AAGCTGCAGCAGGAGCTAGAGTTTCTGGAGGTGCAGGAGGAGTACATCAAAGATGAACAGAAGAACCTGAAGAAGGAGTTCCTCCACGCCcaggaggaggtgaagaggaTACAGAGTATCCCCCTGGTCATCGGCCAGTTCCTGGAGGCTGTGGACCAAAACACAGCCATCGTGGGCTCCACCACAG GCTCAAACTACTATGTGCGTATCCTAAGCACCATTGACAGAGAGCTGCTGAAGCCCAATGCGTCGGTGGCCCTGCACAAGCACAGCAATGCCCTGGTGGATGTGCTCCCCCCAGAGGCTGACAGCAGCATCATGATGCTCACATCAG ACCAAAAGCCAGATGTGATGTATGCTGACATCGGAGGGATGGATATCCAGAAGCAGGAAGTGAGGGAAGCAGTGGAGCTTCCACTCACACACTTTGAGCTTTACAAACAGATTGGCATTGACCCGCCCAGGGGGGTTCTGATGTATGGGCCTCCTGGCTGTGGGAAGACCATGCTAGCCAAGGCTGTGGCTCACCACACAACAG cggcGTTCATCCGCGTGGTAGGCTCGGAGTTTGTACAGAAGTACCTGGGCGAGGGCCCCCGCATGGTGCGTGACGTCTTCCGGCTGGCCAAGGAAAACGCACCCGCCATCATCTTCATCGATGAGATCGATGCCATCGCTACCAAGCGTTTTGATGCACAGACTGGAG CGGACAGGGAGGTGCAGAGGATTCTGCTGGAGCTTCTCAACCAAATGGACGGCTTTGACCAGACCGTCAACGTCAAG GTGATCATGGCCACTAACAGGGCCGACACCCTGGACCCCGCCCTCCTGCGCCCAGGCCGTCTGGACAGAAAGATTGAGTTTCCCCTACCTGACCGCCGGCAGAAACGCCTGGTCTTCTCCACCATCACCAGCAAGATGAACCTCTCTGAGGAGGTGGACCTGGAGGACT ATGTGGCCAGACCAGACAAGATCTCCGGAGCAGACATCAACTCTATCTGCCAGGAG GCTGGCATGCTGGCTGTCCGTGAAAATAGGTACATCGTCCTGGCCAAGGACTTTGAGAAGGCCTACAAGACTGTTATCAAGAAGGATGAGCAGGAGCATGAGTTCTACAAGTAG